The bacterium DNA window CCACTGCAGGATAGAATCAAGATTAAAATGGTCTAATTCGCCTACGGTAACATAGACCGTAGCCGTAGTGCCGATTAAAGTATAGGTAGCATAAATCGTATGGGTTCCCATCTGTCCCGCGGTATAAACATTAGCGGTCATAGTGCCTGCCGGGTCATCTGTGGCAAATTGTGTTTGGGCGGTTACTGTCCAGGTATTGCCCTGGGAATCTTGAGCAATAGTTGTATAACTAATTGTGCCTGCCGCACCTACAACCGAGGTCGCTGGATTGATAAAAAGTGAGGTAGCACTACCGTGTTCAACATAGACGGTCGCCGTCGCCACTACTCCATCAATCGTAAAGGTTCCGGTAATCATCCAGATGCCAACTTTACCCGCGGTATAAGTGCCATGTTCAGTTATCGTTCCTATTGGGTCATCCGTGGCAAATTGTGTAAGTGATGTAACAGTCCATGTATTTCCTTTTGTATCTCTGGCAATTGCCTGATATGAAATCTGCTCTCCAGCTTTAAGTGTTAAGGTTGCGGGAATTATATTTAAGGCAGTGGCTGTGCCCACAATAACATTAACTGTGGTGGTGGTAGCAACTTTAGTAGAATTTTTAGTATATGTCCCGTATATTTGCCATACCCCTGATTTACCTGCAGTGTAAGTTCCATAGTCTGTTATAGTCCCTATCGGGTCATCCGTGGCAAATTGTGTTTGAGCGGTTACTGTCCAGGTATTGCCTTTTGTATCCTCAGCGATTGCCGTGTAATTAACCATATCCCCTGCTTTGACTGTTGTTCCTTCAGGAATGATAGTTAAGGCTGTTGGTGTGCCTACACTAACTATAACATAAGTCGAAGTCCCCACACCACTGGTATGCGTTCCGGCAATCGTCCAGGTGCCAACTTTGCCGGCAGTATAAACTTCTTTGCCGGCAGTCATCGTTCCTGCCGGGTCATTTGTGGCAAATTGTGTTTCTGTGGTTACTGTCCAGGTATTGCCTTTTGTATCCTCAGCAATTGCCGTATAACTAACCATATTTCCTGCTTTGACTGTTGTTCCTTGAGGAACAATGGATAGAGTAGTTGGTGTCCCTGGAGCAACGATAACATAAGTCGAAGTCCCCACACCACTGGTATGTGTCCCGGCAATCGTCCAGGTGCCAACTTTACCCGCAGTATAAATTTCTTTCCCGGCAGTCATCGTTCCTTCTGGGTCATTCGTGGCAAATTGTGTTTGTGCGGTTACTGTCCAGGTATTGCCTTTTGTATCCTCAGCAATTGCCGTGTAACTAACCATATCCCCTGCCTTGACTGTTGTTCCTTCAGGAATGATAGTTAAGGCTGTTGGTGTGCCCACACTAACTATAACATAAGTCGATGTCCCCACACCACTGGTATGTGTCCCGGCAATCGTCCAGGTGCCAACCTTGCCCGCAGTATAAATTTCTTTCCCGGCGGTCATCGTGCCTGCTGGGTCATTTGTGGCAAATTGTGTTTGTGCGGTTACTGTCCAGGTATTGCCTTTTGTATCCTCAGCAATTGCCGTATAACTAACCATATCCCCTGCTTTGATTGTTGTTCCTTGAGGAATGATAGTCAAGGCAGTTGGTGTGCCCACACTAACTATAACATAAATCGATGTCCCCACACCACTGGTATGCGTCCCGGCAATCGTCCAGGTGCCTACCTTACCAGCCGTATAAACATTAGCGGTCATCGTTCCTGCTGGGTCATTTGTAGCAAACTTTGTTTCTGCGGTTACTGTCCAGGTATTGCCATAACTATCCACAGCCGTAACCTCATACTTTACCTCACTGTTAGAGGTAGTTGTGGCGCCGTGGGGTGAGATTAAGACTGAAGTAACGCTACCAGGATTTACAGTAATCGTCGCTATTGCCGTGATACTCCCTGAGGTAACCGCAATCGTGCCCGTCATTGCCTTTGTCCCTGCTTGAAAAATGGTAAATGTCCCTTTTTCTGACATAAAGGTAAAACTACCCAATAAATTACTACTCACTGTCCAGGTATAACCTGCCTCTGGCAGTATTTCAAAATGTGAACTGGTATATCCTTTCGCCATAAATGAGGCTGTGCCAATCTGGGCAATGGTTGAAGTTGCCGGTTCGATAATAATGTATGCCAGCTCACCACCAATGATATTAAAAGGATTACTTGTGCCAACTTTAGAAAAGGCATCTTTAGCAATTATCCGGGCATTGATTTGATTATTATAAATTGTTACAGTCCCACACCATGTCCCTGTTCCATCAGGAATACTAACTTGCGAAGGGATAATAATGTTACTCTGAACTTCTAAATCAACGACTATAGGAGAATGAGGTATATCATAATTATTCCCAAATTCATCCTTTGCAAAGATAGTAATTGTCCCCGGAATACCAACATTCATCGTCCCGATATAATCAAATTCAAAATGAGTATATGGCTGAGGATAAACTGTAAAAAGACCACTTGTCCCTATCTTCCCATCTGATTGGACAATGATATAAATATTATTACCCGCAGTGGTAATAGAAGCATTATCAGCAAAATAACCGTTATTAAATGTAATCACATCGGGCGTAAT harbors:
- a CDS encoding T9SS type A sorting domain-containing protein; this encodes TVTKIFAQGTTTIAFKNGVFQGIDYYPDINPATSSVMIDTANSNLDPTLEEVPLSIREIKVFSGTPTLLQQTFETDTVTLSISYLEDPTYAGYVNTGHWVVFEESLKIYRLDEDNSQWVLIPGTVNTELNIVTVSIPHLPATYILIGSIPTLDHFAFSVPPPYVAYAGVGFTIGIEAQDKNGKRLGNGMSPFPPYNGTASLGLNIPGTITPDVITFNNGYFADNASITTAGNNIYIIVQSDGKIGTSGLFTVYPQPYTHFEFDYIGTMNVGIPGTITIFAKDEFGNNYDIPHSPIVVDLEVQSNIIIPSQVSIPDGTGTWCGTVTIYNNQINARIIAKDAFSKVGTSNPFNIIGGELAYIIIEPATSTIAQIGTASFMAKGYTSSHFEILPEAGYTWTVSSNLLGSFTFMSEKGTFTIFQAGTKAMTGTIAVTSGSITAIATITVNPGSVTSVLISPHGATTTSNSEVKYEVTAVDSYGNTWTVTAETKFATNDPAGTMTANVYTAGKVGTWTIAGTHTSGVGTSIYVIVSVGTPTALTIIPQGTTIKAGDMVSYTAIAEDTKGNTWTVTAQTQFATNDPAGTMTAGKEIYTAGKVGTWTIAGTHTSGVGTSTYVIVSVGTPTALTIIPEGTTVKAGDMVSYTAIAEDTKGNTWTVTAQTQFATNDPEGTMTAGKEIYTAGKVGTWTIAGTHTSGVGTSTYVIVAPGTPTTLSIVPQGTTVKAGNMVSYTAIAEDTKGNTWTVTTETQFATNDPAGTMTAGKEVYTAGKVGTWTIAGTHTSGVGTSTYVIVSVGTPTALTIIPEGTTVKAGDMVNYTAIAEDTKGNTWTVTAQTQFATDDPIGTITDYGTYTAGKSGVWQIYGTYTKNSTKVATTTTVNVIVGTATALNIIPATLTLKAGEQISYQAIARDTKGNTWTVTSLTQFATDDPIGTITEHGTYTAGKVGIWMITGTFTIDGVVATATVYVEHGSATSLFINPATSVVGAAGTISYTTIAQDSQGNTWTVTAQTQFATDDPAGTMTANVYTAGQMGTHTIYATYTLIGTTATVYVTVGELDHFNLDSILQWFKNEQGTMTISARDKKDNLVPTSTTFTLTPQNIITPYQGTMTDGVATMNLIISKAGPVIITAYKDNIQGTITLVILLHKELIGTETLMTPDNLVTEIRIPDNTIATDYYVVIGTPTAQTNPDIANANNKISSAYKYTNIREFNIKNAAGGTITQVGTITITIPYEDTTPDEEYVDINGINVKERTLWIYGLQNNEWKKIDNQLPDRTNNWVWAEAGSFSIFVLIGEATAPDLTKVLVYPNPVRVNKGDTEVIFENLSNNAVIRIYTISGELVWIKEKVAGMAKWDIKNDYNQPVASGVYIYIIHDENEIIRGKIAVIR